A genomic segment from Spinacia oleracea cultivar Varoflay chromosome 3, BTI_SOV_V1, whole genome shotgun sequence encodes:
- the LOC110785373 gene encoding cold-responsive protein kinase 1, translating into MTRTCKNFDVFFRRRFASPEISLAGVVAARNFGRRRSGRGSGQSGDRLNVGRLKLIRDLNPNEDTLLGNVTSFSYKSLKKATNNFSNRLRSNGFPSSYKGTLTDGLQVIVNVYRTDYSVIDLASIIKIMSGVRHQNVVELIGYCIEGNHKMLVHEFVGDCSLDQLLFPDSSSGVGDRSVLDWPMRVSICFKIVRVLEYLHCGISPRVVLRDFKPGNVLMDSSFNPKIVGFECSSLLEDSELDRSSRICGTIGYLDIEYCITGRYSEKTDVFSFGITLLEIISGKKNLRFILVNWAWDLQASGRIPEIVDPTLSQVSEDEVIRFVKVALSCVQYSELRPSMSEVRVMLSDGYDFSNMVLTRP; encoded by the exons ATGACTCGTACATGTAAGAATTTCGACGTATTTTTTCGCCGAAGATTTGCGTCGCCGGAAATTTCCCTCGCCGGTGTGGTGGCTGCCCGGAATTTCGGTCGCCGGAGGTCTGGTCGGGGGTCTGGCCAGAGTGGTGACCGTCTGAATGTTGGAAG ATTGAAGTTGATCCGCGATCTAAACCCAAATGAGGATACTTTGTTAGGAAACGTGACTAGTTTTTCCTACAAATCACTGAAAAAGGCAACAAACAATTTCAGCAATAGGCTCAGATCGAATGGATTTCCATCATCTTACAAGGGCACTTTAACAGATGGGTTACAAGTCATAGTTAACGTATATAGAACCGATTATAGTGTCATAGACTTGGcttcaataatcaaaatcatgTCTGGAGTCAGGCACCAAAATGTAGTGGAACTCATTGGGTACTGCATTGAAGGTAATCATAAAATGCTGGTGCACGAGTTTGTAGGGGATTGCAGCCTGGATCAGTTGTTGTTTCCAGACTCCAGCAGTGGGGTAGGAGATCGTTCTGTGCTAGATTGGCCCATGAGAGTGTCCATATGCTTTAAGATTGTTCGGGTTCTAGAATATCTTCACTGCGGGATCAGTCCCCGTGTTGTGCTTCGTGATTTCAAGCCTGGGAATGTGTTAATGGATTCAAGTTTCAACCCCAAAATAGTAGGTTTTGAGTGTTCAAGTCTTCTAGAAGACAGTGAATTAGACCGTAGTAGCCGTATTTGTGGAACAATTGGCTACTTGGATATTGAATATTGTATAACAGGAAGATATTCAGAGAAGACAGATGTGTTTTCTTTTGGAATTACTCTACTCGAAATCATCAGTGGTAAGAAAAATCTGCGGTTTATCTTGGTGAATTGGGCTTGGGACCTACAAGCAAGTGGTAGGATTCCTGAGATTGTCGATCCTACTCTATCTCAAGTTTCAGAAGATGAAGTGATACGTTTTGTCAAAGTTGCGCTTTCGTGTGTCCAATATTCAGAACTCAGACCGAGCATGTCTGAGGTAAGGGTAATGCTCTCAGACGGATATGACTTCAGTAACATGGTACTAACTAGACCATAG
- the LOC110785388 gene encoding uncharacterized protein: MGEPKLTLVFFVYMFCLVMLLSSMYACGYSEKSHPPTNPGTLGTLGTPGRDGKPGKDGKPGKDGAPGQRGTLGGRGTPGGRGTPGTSGGTPGTPGTPGTPGTPGTPGTPRPPNTPHTLSALVSTKTRSNIGGPGAPSVPGTPGAPATSGTPGTPGTCGGKPGSPGAPATPGTPGTPGTPGSRSTPGSPGIPGSPGIPGVPGTPGAPGTHCM; the protein is encoded by the coding sequence ATGGGGGAACCAAAATTAACACTGGTGTTTTTCGTCTACATGTTCTGTCTGGTGATGTTGTTGTCATCCATGTATGCTTGTGGTTATAGTGAAAAGTCTCACCCACCGACAAATCCTGGCACTCTGGGCACCCTAGGTACACCAGGAAGAGATGGTAAACCAGGAAAAGATGGCAAACCAGGAAAAGATGGAGCACCAGGACAACGTGGCACATTAGGAGGACGTGGTACTCCGGGAGGACGTGGCACACCGGGAACTTCAGGCGGCACACCTGGAACTCCAGGCACACCGGGAACTCCTGGTACACCTGGAACTCCGGGTACTCCAAGACCTCCTAACACTCCACATACTCTTAGCGCTCTTGTCTCAACAAAAACTAGAAGCAACATAGGAGGCCCTGGAGCACCGAGTGTTCCGGGAACACCCGGTGCTCCAGCCACGTCAGGAACTCCTGGCACACCAGGAACTTGTGGTGGCAAACCAGGTAGTCCTGGCGCACCAGCTACCCCAGGTACTCCTGGCACACCAGGAACTCCTGGCAGTCGAAGCACTCCTGGTTCACCAGGAATTCCTGGTTCCCCGGGAATTCCTGGTGTTCCAGGAACACCAGGAGCACCGGGTACTCATTGTATGTGA
- the LOC110785419 gene encoding putative receptor protein kinase ZmPK1, with protein sequence MNGKKLSCNSMTNQTTLFLIMFFVFGSILSTTVVASSFLRRSASLTVKDSSLTSPDKTFSCGFYSIGSTNAYYLSIWFTNSNDKTVVWVANRDKPVNRRGSKLSLRRNGVMVLTDFDGTTAWETNTTATSNVDRVELLNTGNLVLKDNAGNILWQSFDFPTDTLLPSQLFTKNKRLVSKVGSQMFGLGSFSFFFDTDNVLKLVYDGPEISSIYWPDTQLEAYQNGRTNYNNSRVAMLDDTGMFSSSDQLQFSVSDVGDVHVRIKRRLTLDYDGNLRVYSLNESSGFWYITWQAVAKPCDVHGLCGRNGVCVYTPDPKCSCPPNYEPADLTDWSKGCNPKFNRSCADSEFVEITHVDYFGFDLNRSRPASFEECKQLCLGDCRCLAFNYRLTGEGMCFTKNSLFNGFRSVNFPASIHLRVPRSVAQTMKPETGFDVSRLECGNEQSKVVELPITYDTTIQRFKWVYIYAFASVIGILELVLLVAAWWFLYKKHGLSTSMEDGYRAISNQFRSFSYNELKTATGKFKEVLGKGGFGAVYKGILADERAVAVKKLENIFQGEEEFWAEVSTIGKINHMNLARMWGFCSERKHKLLVYELVENGSLDRHLFSTQTLVGWKERLKVAIGTAKGLAYLHHECLEWVIHCDVKPENILLDEDFEPKISDFGLAKLRQRGSQGSAELTGIRGTKGYMAPEWALNQPITAKVDVYSYGVVILELVKGIRLSSRVVDDHNDLEDISELVKIVRLAKSKMQNEEDSWVEDFVDPRLEGNFSRYQAGIMIKVGLSCVEDDKNKRPTMESVVHVLAECEDEILMSISGTS encoded by the coding sequence ATGAATGGCAAAAAACTCAGTTGCAATTCAATGACAAACCAAACCACACTCTTCTTGATCATGTTCTTTGTTTTCGGATCTATATTGTCTACAACAGTTGTAGCTTCGAGTTTCCTCCGAAGAAGCGCTTCTTTAACCGTTAAAGACTCGTCTTTAACTTCCCCTGACAAAACTTTCAGTTGTGGGTTTTATAGCATTGGATCAACCAATGCTTATTACTTGTCAATTTGGTTCACAAATTCAAATGACAAAACTGTTGTTTGGGTAGCCAACCGAGACAAGCCGGTTAACCGGCGTGGCTCCAAGCTGTCTCTAAGAAGAAACGGTGTGATGGTGTTGACAGACTTTGATGGAACAACGGCTTGGGAAACAAATACAACCGCCACATCCAATGTTGATAGAGTTGAGCTTCTCAACACAGGGAACCTTGTTCTGAAGGACAATGCTGGTAATATTCTTTGGCAAAGCTTTGATTTTCCTACTGATACTTTACTTCCGAGTCAACTGTTTACAAAGAACAAAAGATTGGTGTCTAAGGTTGGTTCTCAGATGTTTGGTTTGGGGTCTTTTAGTTTCTTTTTTGATACTGATAATGTGCTTAAATTGGTATATGATGGTCCTGaaatttcaagtatttattggcCTGATACTCAATTAGAAGCATATCAGAATGGTAGAACAAATTACAATAATAGTAGGGTTGCAATGCTTGATGATACTGGCATGTTTTCTTCAAGTGATCAGTTACAGTTTAGTGTTTCAGATGTTGGTGATGTTCATGTTAGGATCAAAAGACGATTAACATTAGATTATGATGGGAATTTGCGGGTTTATAGCTTGAATGAGTCATCTGGATTTTGGTACATAACATGGCAAGCAGTTGCAAAACCATGTGATGTACATGGTCTTTGTGGTAGAAATGGTGTCTGTGTTTACACACCAGACCCTAAATGTAGTTGCCCTCCTAACTATGAGCCTGCTGATTTAACTGACTGGAGTAAAGGGTGCAATCCAAAGTTTAACAGAAGTTGCGCAGACTCAGAGTTCGTTGAGATTACCCACGTTGATTACTTTGGGTTTGATCTCAACCGAAGCAGACCTGCTTCTTTTGAAGAGTGTAAACAACTCTGCTTGGGAGATTGTCGTTGTCTCGCATTTAACTATAGACTTACTGGTGAAGGAATGTGTTTCACAAAAAATTCTCTTTTTAATGGATTCAGGTCTGTTAATTTCCCAGCTAGTATACATCTCCGAGTACCAAGAAGTGTTGCACAGACAATGAAACCTGAAACCGGCTTTGATGTGTCTCGTCTTGAATGTGGGAACGAGCAAAGTAAAGTAGTTGAATTGCCTATCACATATGACACCACCATTCAAAGATTCAAGTGGGTTTATATCTACGCATTTGCTTCTGTCATTGGTATTCTTGAACTAGTCCTTTTGGTAGCAGCTTGGTGGTTTCTTTATAAGAAGCATGGTCTTTCAACTTCTATGGAAGATGGATATCGTGCCATTTCAAATCAGTTTAGGAGCTTTAGCTACAACGAGCTCAAGACTGCAACAGGGAAATTTAAGGAAGTTCTAGGAAAGGGAGGGTTTGGTGCTGTTTACAAGGGTATTCTGGCAGATGAGAGAGCAGTTGCAGTGAAGAAACTAGAAAATATATTCCAAGGAGAAGAAGAATTTTGGGCAGAAGTGAGTACAATTGGTAAAATCAATCATATGAACCTTGCAAGAATGTGGGGTTTTTGTTCCGAAAGGAAACACAAGCTCTTGGTTTATGAGCTTGTGGAAAATGGATCTTTGGACAGACACTTGTTCTCCACCCAAACCCTTGTTGGATGGAAAGAGCGGCTTAAAGTTGCAATAGGCACGGCTAAAGGATTAGCTTACCTTCACCATGAGTGCCTAGAATGGGTTATCCATTGTGATGTGAAACCTGAAAATATACTCTTGGATGAGGATTTTGAGccaaaaatttcagactttggGCTAGCAAAGCTACGTCAAAGAGGGAGTCAGGGTTCAGCAGAGCTGACCGGAATCAGAGGAACAAAAGGTTATATGGCACCTGAATGGGCATTGAACCAACCCATTACTGCAAAGGTTGATGTCTACAGTTATGGAGTTGTTATCCTAGAGCTTGTCAAGGGAATTCGACTGTCAAGTAGGGTGGTGGATGATCATAATGACTTAGAGGATATATCAGAACTGGTAAAAATTGTGAGATTGGCTAAAAGCAAAATGCAGAATGAAGAAGATTCATGGGTAGAAGACTTTGTAGACCCGAGATTGGAAGGAAACTTCAGTAGATACCAAGCTGGTATAATGATTAAGGTTGGACTTTCTTGCGTGGAGgatgataaaaataaaaggccAACCATGGAGTCAGTTGTTCATGTTCTTGCAGAATGTGAAGACGAGATATTAATGTCCATTTCCGGCACCTCATAA